From the genome of Planctomycetota bacterium:
TCCTCGGGCATGACGTAGTCGCCGTCACCTCCAGCGAGGCTGGCGGCAAACGAACGGTTGTCGCCCGTGGCGGACTCCTGCGGCATCGTCGGCTCTTCGTCCATGAGAGGGTCTCCGCGACAGACGTCGCATTCACAACACCACGCTGCAAATAGAAACTCACGTCATCCTGAGCGAAGCGCAGCGCAGTCGAAGGACCTCGTCTGAATCGCGCGCATGACACTGCAGGCGCGGTTCAGACGAGGTCCCTCGACTGCGCTCGGGATGACGGAGGTAGCTACCCCGCGCTGACGACCTCACCGGGAAGCGCTGCGGGTTCGAAGAAGATCGAGAGCGTCATCTGGGCTTCGGTCTCTCCGTCGCGTCCGTCGATCTTGCCGATGTCGAGTTCGGTGACGCGGGTGATGCGGTCCATCTGCTCGATCTGCAGGAGGTAGGCGTAGAAGCCTTCGAAGTCGCCGAGCATTTCGAGCTTGATCGGCTGCTCGCTGTAGTGGCTATCGCGGCGGACCTTGCCGGGCTCGAAGCGGCGAATCTCGAGGTTGTTTCGCTCGGCCGCGTGCCAGACGTCGCGCAGGGTCTGCTGGACGTCTTTCTCTCGCGGCAGCTTGGCCTCGAAGAAGTCGACCGCGTCGCGCAGGTCGTCGATGCGTCGTCCCAGGTCGTCGATGCCGCTGGTGGCAATTTCGAGGTCTTTGAGTTCCTGACTCTTCTGGGCCATCTCCTGGCGGTACTGCTCGCGACGATCGTCGACGCGTTTGAAGCCGAACCACCAGCTGCAGGCCAACAGGCCGACCATCGCGGAGAGAAGAACGAGTTCACGTAGTTGCAGTCGCATCAGATGCCTCCTTGATCGCCAGCGGCCAGGTCGGATTCGCCCAGAATCTGCTGTCGCGGTTCGACGGAGTCGTCAAGCTTGAGGGCAATGAGGAATCGTCGAAGGTCGACGCTGTCGTTGGTCCGCTTGTCTTCCTGCCGGACCCACATGAGGTCGACGCTGTCGAAGTAGCCGCCGCGGTTGAGGGCGTCGATGTAGTCGCTGACCTGGCCTTCGGTCAGGCTGGTTCCTTCAAGCGAGAGCGTCGTGTCGTATCGCAACGGCTGCGGACGCGGCGCGGGGGCCTTCTTTGCCCGTCGCGTCTTCTTGGCCGGAGCCGGCGGCGGAGCGGCTTTGATCTGCTTGGCCTCCAAGCCGGCCTTGGCCAGCACGACGCCGTGCGGCAGCGTGTTGGTGATCTCGGCCATCAGGTTGCTCCGCGGCATCTTTTCCAGCAGCGACGCACTCAGCTCCATCCGGTCGGCGACAGACTTCTGCCGCTGTCGCATCTGCTTCACCTGCTCGATGCGTCGCGTCGCGTCGGCGTAGCGGGCGTCGACCTGCGCGTACTCCGACTCGGCCTCGGCGAGTTCCTTCTCGCAAAGGTGCCACGTCCCGCCGATCGCGCAGACGGTCACGCCGAAGAGCGTCAGCAGCAGGACGTCCGCGCGACGCCTGGCGCGGTTCTCGGCGTAGTCGTCGGGCAGAAAGTCGAGGCCGGCGTCCTTCTTCTTGCCGCCGGCGTTTTTGAGGCGGTCGACGAGGCCGGCGAATCCGGATTTGGGGTCTGCTGAATCGGTCATGGCATCCTCCGTGATTTCAGGCGGCTTGACGAATCTCGCGACCGGGCAACATCGCCGCGGCAGCACCGAGTGCCAGGTTCAACTGCGGGCCGCTCTGCAGCTCGGGCAGCTCCAGGCGAACCGAGAAGTCCGCGACCTGCGCCAGCACGCCCACCTGCTTGGCGATGTCTCGGCAAAACGCCTCGGCCTTGGATCCGCCGCCCATGAAGATGAGGCGATCGATCGGCGACGAGGCGAACGTGGTGTCGTGGTAGCGACGGCATCGGACGATCTCGGCCGCGAGCTGACCGGCATGACCGCTCAGCGGGTGGGACGGTTGCTGCTGCGGTTGATCCGTGCTGCGACGCATCGCCGCGCCGAGCAGGGCGAACGACTCTTCCTCGGGAGGCTTGGGTTCGGGCTCGGGCTTCTCTGCGGACGGCATCGCAGCGCGGGCGGCCTCGAAGTCGAAGTCGATGTTGCGGGCGAACCGCAGTCCGGTCGGGCCGATGACGTACGCGCGGGCGTCGCGTCG
Proteins encoded in this window:
- the pilO gene encoding type 4a pilus biogenesis protein PilO, whose product is MRLQLRELVLLSAMVGLLACSWWFGFKRVDDRREQYRQEMAQKSQELKDLEIATSGIDDLGRRIDDLRDAVDFFEAKLPREKDVQQTLRDVWHAAERNNLEIRRFEPGKVRRDSHYSEQPIKLEMLGDFEGFYAYLLQIEQMDRITRVTELDIGKIDGRDGETEAQMTLSIFFEPAALPGEVVSAG
- a CDS encoding PilN domain-containing protein; translated protein: MTDSADPKSGFAGLVDRLKNAGGKKKDAGLDFLPDDYAENRARRRADVLLLTLFGVTVCAIGGTWHLCEKELAEAESEYAQVDARYADATRRIEQVKQMRQRQKSVADRMELSASLLEKMPRSNLMAEITNTLPHGVVLAKAGLEAKQIKAAPPPAPAKKTRRAKKAPAPRPQPLRYDTTLSLEGTSLTEGQVSDYIDALNRGGYFDSVDLMWVRQEDKRTNDSVDLRRFLIALKLDDSVEPRQQILGESDLAAGDQGGI